The following proteins come from a genomic window of Pirellulales bacterium:
- the coxB gene encoding cytochrome c oxidase subunit II, translating into MLAQLQLFPDQASTSAVHVDRLLVFLLCVTGFFALLIVTLVIVFAVKYRRRSGTATTPRIKGSTKLEVFWSVVPLALAMIMFVWGADVYFRLARPPDSTQDVYVVGKQWMWKIQHLGGQREINELHVPLGVPIKLTLTSEDVIHDFFVPAFRTKVDVLPGRYVHTWFQATKTGRFHLYCSQYCGTNHSGMIGTVVVADPAEYQAWLKDRAEGSLALEGRKLFLYYRCVTCHSADAQARAPVLENLYGRQVPLNDGRTVTADDTYLRESILSPDAKIVAGYQPIMPTFQGQISEDDLIKLIEFIKALGLGETPPRIDSAMPPVAQPPAAQPPAAAPVVPPAPGSNP; encoded by the coding sequence ATGCTCGCGCAACTACAGTTATTTCCCGATCAAGCCTCGACGAGTGCCGTGCACGTCGATCGCCTGCTGGTCTTCTTGCTGTGTGTCACCGGCTTCTTCGCGCTCTTGATCGTGACGCTCGTGATCGTCTTCGCCGTGAAGTACCGCCGCCGCTCGGGCACAGCAACGACGCCGAGGATCAAGGGCTCGACTAAGCTTGAGGTGTTTTGGTCCGTCGTCCCGCTGGCGTTGGCGATGATCATGTTCGTCTGGGGAGCGGACGTGTATTTTCGCCTCGCGCGCCCGCCGGACAGCACGCAAGACGTCTACGTCGTCGGCAAGCAGTGGATGTGGAAAATCCAGCATCTCGGCGGACAGCGCGAGATCAACGAACTGCACGTCCCGCTCGGCGTTCCCATCAAATTGACGCTCACTTCCGAAGACGTGATCCACGATTTCTTCGTCCCTGCCTTTCGCACTAAGGTGGATGTGCTGCCGGGCCGATACGTGCACACTTGGTTTCAGGCGACGAAGACCGGCCGGTTTCATCTCTATTGCTCGCAATACTGCGGCACGAACCATTCCGGAATGATCGGCACGGTCGTCGTCGCGGACCCGGCCGAGTATCAAGCGTGGCTGAAAGATCGCGCGGAAGGCTCACTCGCGCTCGAAGGCCGCAAATTGTTTCTCTATTACCGCTGCGTCACCTGCCACAGCGCCGATGCCCAAGCCCGCGCCCCGGTGCTCGAGAATCTTTATGGCCGGCAAGTGCCGCTCAACGACGGCCGGACCGTGACCGCCGACGACACGTACCTCCGCGAATCGATCTTGAGTCCGGATGCCAAGATCGTCGCCGGCTACCAGCCGATTATGCCGACTTTCCAGGGGCAAATCAGCGAGGACGATCTAATCAAGTTGATCGAATTCATCAAGGCGCTCGGGCTGGGCGAGACGCCGCCGCGGATCGACTCGGCCATGCCGCCGGTCGCTCAACCGCCCGCCGCGCAACCTCCGGCCGCAGCGCCCGTTGTTCCTCCAGCACCGGGATCGAACCCATGA